One stretch of Fictibacillus sp. b24 DNA includes these proteins:
- a CDS encoding GNAT family N-acetyltransferase, with product METFKIRPVVLEDVEQLNGLMLRYIVDFYKGKTPEGTKLQDHIKHLLVSDEAGTQFVAETEDGRLAAFATLYFSFSTTRVQKIAILNDLFVDSEFRGAGLGEKLFLHVLEYTKKEGYAYMSWQTAIDNTSAQALYKKMGGKNINSEWIHYEIEHN from the coding sequence ATGGAAACTTTTAAAATTCGTCCTGTCGTTTTAGAGGATGTAGAGCAGCTGAATGGCTTAATGCTTCGTTATATCGTTGACTTTTATAAAGGAAAAACACCTGAAGGAACAAAACTGCAGGATCATATTAAACACCTGCTAGTTTCGGATGAAGCAGGAACACAATTTGTAGCAGAAACAGAGGACGGCCGATTAGCAGCGTTTGCTACACTTTACTTTTCGTTCAGCACGACGCGCGTGCAAAAAATCGCCATTTTGAATGATTTATTTGTAGATTCTGAGTTTCGTGGTGCAGGTTTAGGTGAAAAACTGTTCTTGCATGTGCTTGAATATACGAAAAAGGAAGGCTATGCATACATGTCTTGGCAAACCGCCATCGATAATACATCTGCACAAGCTCTTTATAAGAAGATGGGCGGGAAAAACATCAATTCAGAGTGGATTCACTACGAAATCGAACATAATTAG
- a CDS encoding TIGR01440 family protein has protein sequence MSDELQQIQDQVLNVLQDLQKHAQLRPSQLLVVGASTSEVIGERIGTSGTMDTAGALYRGIVAFQEETGVALAVQCCEHLNRALVMEREDAEKRGYEEVRVVPARSAGGALATHAFHHMNEPVIVEYIKADAGIDIGDTFIGMHLKHVAVPVRSEVKKVGAAHVTLAKTRPKLIGGERAVYPSKEDIRCF, from the coding sequence ATGAGCGATGAGCTCCAACAAATTCAAGACCAAGTCCTGAATGTTTTGCAAGATCTGCAAAAGCATGCACAATTAAGACCGTCTCAATTATTAGTAGTAGGCGCAAGTACAAGCGAAGTAATTGGTGAACGAATTGGCACATCAGGCACGATGGATACAGCGGGTGCACTTTACCGAGGTATCGTAGCGTTTCAAGAGGAAACAGGAGTTGCACTTGCCGTGCAGTGCTGTGAGCACTTGAATCGTGCGCTCGTTATGGAGCGTGAAGATGCAGAAAAACGAGGCTATGAAGAAGTCCGGGTCGTTCCTGCTCGCTCAGCAGGAGGTGCGTTGGCAACACATGCCTTCCACCACATGAACGAACCTGTGATCGTTGAATATATAAAAGCCGACGCAGGCATCGATATCGGTGACACCTTTATCGGGATGCACTTGAAGCATGTTGCCGTGCCTGTGCGCAGTGAAGTGAAGAAGGTTGGCGCTGCGCATGTGACGTTGGCGAAAACCCGTCCGAAGCTGATCGGCGGCGAACGCGCAGTGTATCCGAGCAAAGAAGACATTCGATGTTTTTAG
- a CDS encoding GNAT family N-acetyltransferase — protein sequence MTIILRQAMQHEAKDLLQLVGKAGLQSEGIKDSIENYLVVVNDAGETIGTVGLERIGNDGLLRSFVLKQKYSSETLLLKLIDKILVYSKDKGVETLYLLTKAVHMFEALSFKIIPKDKVPPHIESADHVKNNASSGAELLAYALDS from the coding sequence ATGACCATTATTTTAAGACAGGCCATGCAGCACGAGGCAAAAGATTTATTGCAGCTCGTCGGTAAAGCTGGGCTTCAATCTGAGGGGATCAAGGACAGCATTGAAAACTATCTCGTTGTTGTGAATGATGCAGGAGAGACGATTGGAACAGTAGGATTAGAGCGCATTGGTAATGATGGTTTGCTGCGTTCTTTTGTGCTGAAACAGAAATATTCGTCTGAAACGCTTCTCCTTAAACTCATTGATAAAATTTTGGTATACTCAAAGGATAAGGGAGTAGAAACTCTTTATTTGCTTACAAAAGCTGTACACATGTTTGAAGCACTTTCTTTTAAGATCATTCCAAAAGATAAAGTGCCTCCACACATTGAAAGTGCAGATCATGTTAAAAATAATGCATCATCAGGAGCAGAACTTTTAGCGTATGCATTGGATTCCTAG
- the glyA gene encoding serine hydroxymethyltransferase: MNHLKTADQEVYQSIMDELHRQRTKIELIASENFVSQAVMEAQGSVLTNKYAEGYPSKRYYGGCEHVDVVENLARDRAKKIFGAEHANVQPHSGAQANMAVYFTILEQGDTVLGMNLSHGGHLTHGSAVNFSGIQYNFVEYGVDAEKNVIDYEDVRQKALEHRPKLIVAGASAYPRAIDFAKFREIADEVEAYLMVDMAHIAGLVAAGLHQNPVPYADFVTTTTHKTLRGPRGGMILCKEEFAKKIDKSIFPGIQGGPLMHVIAAKAVSFGEVLTDEFKSYAEQIVKNAKRLAESLKKEGITLVSDGTDNHLILINVSELALTGKVAEKALDDIGITVNKNTIPFDKESPFVTSGIRIGTAAVTSRGFVEEDMDEIAAIMASVLKNIEDETTLKDAEARVEKLAGKYKLYE, from the coding sequence TTGAACCATTTGAAAACAGCTGATCAAGAAGTCTACCAATCCATTATGGATGAATTGCACCGCCAGCGTACGAAAATCGAATTGATTGCTTCTGAAAACTTTGTAAGCCAAGCCGTAATGGAAGCTCAAGGCTCCGTTCTAACGAATAAATACGCTGAAGGCTACCCGTCTAAACGCTATTATGGCGGATGTGAACACGTGGATGTTGTTGAGAATTTAGCAAGAGACCGCGCGAAGAAAATTTTTGGTGCGGAACATGCTAACGTTCAGCCTCACTCTGGTGCACAAGCGAACATGGCCGTTTATTTTACGATTTTAGAGCAAGGTGACACTGTACTCGGAATGAACCTTTCTCATGGCGGTCACTTAACACACGGAAGTGCTGTGAACTTCTCAGGAATTCAATACAATTTTGTTGAGTATGGTGTAGATGCTGAGAAAAACGTGATCGATTATGAAGATGTTCGTCAAAAAGCCCTTGAACACCGTCCAAAGCTGATTGTAGCAGGAGCGAGCGCTTATCCGCGTGCGATCGATTTTGCAAAGTTCCGCGAGATCGCCGATGAAGTTGAAGCTTACCTTATGGTGGATATGGCCCACATCGCAGGACTTGTAGCGGCTGGACTTCACCAAAATCCAGTTCCTTATGCAGATTTTGTAACAACAACTACACACAAAACACTTCGCGGTCCTCGCGGAGGAATGATTTTATGTAAAGAAGAATTCGCGAAAAAAATTGATAAATCCATCTTCCCGGGCATTCAAGGCGGTCCTTTGATGCACGTAATCGCTGCAAAAGCGGTATCGTTCGGGGAAGTGTTAACAGATGAGTTCAAAAGCTATGCTGAGCAGATCGTGAAAAACGCAAAACGCCTGGCAGAGTCTTTGAAAAAAGAAGGCATCACACTTGTTTCTGACGGCACAGACAATCACTTGATTCTGATCAACGTGAGCGAGCTTGCGCTAACAGGGAAAGTGGCTGAAAAAGCACTAGATGATATCGGGATCACCGTGAACAAGAACACGATTCCATTTGATAAAGAAAGCCCGTTTGTAACGAGCGGTATCCGTATCGGAACAGCAGCGGTAACTTCACGCGGTTTTGTTGAAGAAGACATGGACGAGATCGCTGCAATTATGGCTTCTGTATTGAAGAACATCGAAGACGAAACAACGTTGAAAGATGCAGAGGCACGCGTTGAAAAGCTAGCAGGAAAATATAAGCTGTACGAATAA
- a CDS encoding PAS domain S-box protein — protein MINNASAITDKGIDVWQPSPFQTGLSRQKSMTFRCIKQNEDLIMTESEGELFDLFGLKRENVLQKRIEDIFPKEMAAFKKEMYERALNGESLTYESALNGIPFLAAIGPIYDKNGAVSEVYGFCVDLSERVSVETQLAESEQRFRSLMDHNIDALFSLDMDGKFTTVNKACTILTGYSETELLNMTFDPFMMPDRKAIAIDQFNDALKGKSKMHETRIRQKNGGIRQITFTLTPIIVLNKVLGVFGIAKDVTAKREAEKELRETKDLLESVIYHSSDAISVVHLTNYSVKVNPAFEFIYGWSQDELNNLTSHILPVVPEDKAAESERLMTIVKHGGYVKGVETIRLTKCGKRLNVSLSLSPIYGEKGEVVALSAISRDITDKKLKEKALKESEEKYRIIAENTTDLVGVVDLEGNVKYVSPSNRLLLGFDPSLYDGKKIQGFFHTDDRPKVRMAINEMVQTQKPVKFEVRCKHAHGHWVTLEANATPIANDSDQPDSCVVVARDLTERKKTEEMLRKSDKLSVLGQLAAGVAHEIRNPLTSIRGFLQLLQSRASENEDYYEIMLSEIDRINSIVGEFMLLAKPQAMNFTQTDLRQLLRHVISILDTQAILTNVQIYFESEPDLPEIWCVDNQIKQVFVNMLKNAIEAMPTGGSVHIHLQKQGNYVMASFIDHGCGIPEERLPTLGEPFYTTKEKGTGLGLMICYKIVENHHGKILIDSKIDEGTTFSIMLPIHTNKPVS, from the coding sequence ATGATCAATAACGCTTCGGCCATAACGGATAAAGGAATAGACGTATGGCAGCCGTCCCCGTTTCAAACCGGCTTATCACGTCAAAAAAGCATGACATTTCGATGCATCAAACAGAATGAAGACCTTATTATGACCGAGAGCGAAGGCGAACTATTTGACTTGTTTGGTCTCAAGAGGGAAAACGTATTACAAAAGAGAATAGAAGATATCTTTCCGAAAGAAATGGCTGCTTTTAAAAAGGAAATGTATGAAAGAGCTCTGAACGGAGAAAGTCTCACGTATGAATCAGCGCTGAACGGTATTCCTTTTTTGGCTGCGATCGGTCCTATTTATGATAAAAATGGGGCTGTTTCGGAAGTGTATGGATTCTGTGTCGATTTGAGCGAACGTGTATCTGTCGAAACGCAGCTGGCTGAAAGCGAACAGCGTTTCCGCTCATTGATGGATCACAACATTGACGCCTTATTTTCACTGGATATGGACGGAAAGTTTACGACCGTTAATAAAGCATGTACCATTCTTACCGGATACAGCGAAACTGAACTCTTAAACATGACCTTTGATCCGTTCATGATGCCTGACCGAAAAGCGATTGCGATCGACCAATTTAACGATGCCTTAAAAGGCAAATCGAAAATGCACGAAACACGCATCCGACAAAAGAACGGCGGCATCCGACAGATCACGTTCACGCTCACCCCGATCATCGTGCTAAACAAAGTCCTTGGTGTGTTCGGGATCGCAAAAGACGTAACCGCAAAACGAGAAGCGGAAAAAGAACTGCGAGAAACGAAGGACTTGCTTGAATCCGTCATCTATCATTCTAGCGATGCGATATCAGTCGTTCATCTAACGAACTACTCTGTAAAAGTGAATCCGGCGTTTGAGTTCATTTATGGGTGGTCACAAGACGAACTCAACAACCTGACTTCACACATACTTCCCGTAGTACCTGAGGATAAAGCAGCTGAATCAGAGAGACTGATGACGATCGTTAAACATGGCGGTTATGTAAAAGGTGTCGAGACCATTCGCTTAACGAAATGCGGCAAACGCTTAAATGTAAGCCTGTCCTTAAGCCCGATTTATGGAGAAAAAGGTGAAGTCGTCGCTCTTTCTGCCATCTCACGTGATATAACGGATAAAAAGTTAAAAGAAAAAGCTCTCAAGGAAAGCGAAGAAAAGTACCGGATAATTGCGGAGAATACGACGGATTTAGTAGGTGTCGTAGATTTAGAAGGAAACGTAAAATATGTCTCCCCTTCTAATCGACTCCTCCTTGGCTTTGATCCGTCTCTTTATGATGGCAAAAAGATTCAAGGCTTTTTTCATACGGATGACAGACCAAAAGTTAGAATGGCCATTAACGAAATGGTTCAAACACAAAAACCGGTGAAGTTTGAAGTACGCTGCAAACATGCCCACGGACACTGGGTCACTCTCGAAGCCAATGCGACGCCAATCGCGAACGATTCTGATCAGCCCGATTCTTGCGTTGTTGTCGCACGTGATCTGACCGAACGCAAAAAGACAGAAGAGATGCTCAGAAAGTCTGACAAACTGTCTGTACTCGGGCAGCTTGCTGCTGGTGTTGCGCACGAGATCCGCAACCCGCTTACTTCGATTCGCGGCTTTTTACAGCTCCTTCAGTCGAGAGCTTCAGAAAACGAAGATTATTATGAAATCATGCTTTCCGAGATTGACCGAATCAACAGCATTGTCGGAGAGTTCATGCTGCTCGCAAAACCGCAGGCGATGAACTTTACACAAACGGATCTTCGTCAGCTGTTAAGACACGTTATCTCAATTCTTGACACGCAAGCCATATTAACAAATGTACAGATCTATTTTGAGAGCGAACCCGACTTGCCTGAGATTTGGTGTGTGGATAATCAGATCAAGCAAGTGTTTGTGAACATGCTGAAAAATGCGATTGAAGCGATGCCTACGGGTGGTTCCGTACATATCCATCTTCAAAAACAAGGCAATTATGTGATGGCTTCCTTTATCGACCATGGGTGCGGTATTCCAGAAGAACGCCTGCCGACGCTCGGCGAACCTTTTTATACGACAAAAGAAAAAGGAACCGGCCTCGGCCTCATGATCTGTTATAAAATCGTGGAGAATCATCACGGTAAAATTCTAATCGACAGTAAGATTGATGAAGGCACCACCTTTTCAATCATGCTGCCGATCCATACGAACAAGCCTGTGTCTTAA
- a CDS encoding low molecular weight protein arginine phosphatase, translated as MNRNVLFICTGNTCRSPMAEAILREKGKGKFNVKSAGVFAGNGAVMSSNASHALSERKIKESHQSQGVSDYLIEWADLILTMTESHKHALVGRWPDAVNKTYTLKEYVLDEEDQKRIEEIYELYTEIEMLKLQYMSKDSADEEVRQAFEKEVRPLVERRMKLESTVPSLDITDPFGGPLHLYQETRDEIEALIEKLMKKDDSKK; from the coding sequence ATGAATAGGAACGTTTTATTTATTTGTACAGGCAATACATGCCGCAGCCCGATGGCAGAGGCGATTTTACGTGAAAAAGGAAAAGGCAAGTTCAACGTTAAGTCTGCAGGCGTTTTTGCTGGAAATGGTGCAGTGATGAGCTCGAATGCTTCACACGCCCTTTCTGAGAGAAAGATAAAAGAAAGCCATCAGTCACAAGGCGTATCCGATTATCTGATCGAATGGGCGGACCTCATATTAACAATGACAGAAAGCCACAAACATGCTCTTGTCGGACGATGGCCGGATGCTGTGAATAAGACGTACACATTAAAAGAATATGTTCTCGATGAGGAAGATCAAAAGAGAATTGAAGAGATCTATGAGCTGTACACAGAGATCGAGATGCTGAAGCTTCAATATATGTCAAAGGATTCTGCGGATGAAGAAGTGAGACAAGCATTTGAGAAAGAAGTAAGGCCGCTTGTTGAAAGACGAATGAAACTAGAAAGTACTGTTCCGTCTCTAGACATTACTGATCCGTTCGGCGGGCCTCTCCACCTTTATCAAGAAACAAGAGATGAAATTGAAGCACTTATTGAAAAATTAATGAAAAAAGACGATAGCAAGAAGTAG
- the spoIIR gene encoding stage II sporulation protein R, which translates to MKKRNHFFILVLISLAVMFLFFETQTKVANATMNASVKIPDESIRLRILANSNNEADQKLKREIRDEVNEQITTWVGELSSISEAREIIRKQLPAIEKIVQSKLDEAGLEKTFSVELNKVAFPTKMYGEYIYPAGQYEAVLITLGEGEGKNWWCVLFPPLCFLDFENGDAVKENKDNKADVTETASAEETNQTEEIQTKFFVVELFHSLVSAVGSLFS; encoded by the coding sequence ATGAAAAAACGCAATCATTTCTTTATTCTTGTTCTTATTTCTTTAGCGGTGATGTTCTTATTTTTTGAAACACAAACAAAAGTGGCAAACGCAACAATGAATGCCTCTGTTAAAATACCAGATGAGTCGATCAGACTTCGTATATTAGCAAACAGCAACAATGAAGCGGATCAAAAGCTTAAGCGTGAGATCCGAGACGAAGTGAACGAGCAGATCACAACTTGGGTTGGCGAGCTATCCAGCATTTCTGAGGCACGTGAAATTATTCGTAAGCAGCTTCCTGCGATTGAAAAAATCGTTCAATCAAAGCTGGATGAAGCAGGACTGGAAAAGACGTTTTCAGTGGAACTAAACAAGGTCGCTTTTCCTACTAAAATGTATGGCGAGTACATCTATCCGGCAGGTCAATATGAAGCAGTGTTGATCACGCTTGGAGAAGGCGAAGGGAAGAACTGGTGGTGTGTTCTTTTTCCTCCACTTTGTTTCTTGGATTTTGAAAATGGTGATGCTGTAAAAGAAAACAAAGACAATAAAGCGGATGTTACGGAAACAGCTTCTGCTGAAGAAACGAATCAAACAGAAGAAATCCAGACTAAATTCTTTGTAGTAGAACTGTTCCATAGCCTTGTTAGTGCTGTAGGCTCCTTATTCTCTTAA
- a CDS encoding L-threonylcarbamoyladenylate synthase — protein sequence MRSFQTERWAVDKTEQSLTNHPQVIQASLWIKKNEVIAIPTETVYGLAGNARSDEAISRIFEAKGRPSDNPLIVHISDRSQLEGLVSSIPAAAEKLMDTFWPGPLTIVLPKGEDVSEKVTAGLSTVAVRMPDHEIALAVIEASGVPLAAPSANLSGKPSPTTANHVYEDLKSRIPGIVDGGATGVGVESTVVECTNDRVTILRPGGITLEELEKVAGVGHVAVDPGLENEKHAPKSPGMKYTHYAPNAPFVLVDGSVEFLQSLVDKEREAGKRIGILTTEERADVYKADCVIPAGNRSKPETVAQHLYEALRAFNEAGVDQIFGEVFPKTGVGVAIMNRLEKSAGGNIIKG from the coding sequence ATGAGATCATTCCAAACGGAACGCTGGGCTGTGGATAAAACAGAACAATCACTAACAAATCATCCACAGGTTATTCAAGCTTCCTTGTGGATAAAAAAGAATGAAGTGATAGCTATACCAACTGAAACGGTTTACGGGCTTGCTGGAAATGCGAGAAGCGACGAAGCGATCTCACGCATTTTTGAAGCGAAAGGAAGACCGAGTGATAATCCGCTAATTGTCCACATTTCCGACCGATCGCAGTTAGAAGGGCTAGTTTCTTCTATTCCTGCCGCCGCTGAAAAACTAATGGATACGTTTTGGCCTGGACCGTTAACAATCGTGCTGCCAAAAGGAGAAGATGTGAGCGAAAAGGTAACTGCCGGGTTATCCACAGTCGCAGTACGCATGCCAGACCATGAGATCGCTCTTGCGGTTATCGAAGCTTCAGGTGTTCCGCTTGCTGCACCTAGTGCAAACCTTTCAGGGAAACCTAGCCCGACAACTGCCAATCACGTATATGAAGATCTCAAGAGCAGAATTCCCGGCATTGTGGATGGAGGGGCAACGGGTGTTGGCGTTGAATCCACAGTTGTTGAATGCACGAATGACCGTGTTACGATTTTAAGACCTGGCGGGATCACGTTAGAAGAATTAGAGAAAGTAGCTGGTGTGGGCCATGTTGCTGTGGATCCTGGTCTGGAGAACGAGAAACATGCACCAAAGTCACCAGGTATGAAATATACTCACTATGCTCCGAACGCACCGTTCGTTCTTGTGGATGGAAGTGTGGAGTTTTTGCAGAGTCTTGTGGATAAAGAACGCGAAGCAGGAAAACGGATTGGAATTTTGACGACAGAAGAAAGAGCAGACGTTTATAAAGCCGATTGTGTGATTCCAGCCGGAAATCGTTCCAAGCCTGAAACGGTGGCTCAGCATCTATACGAAGCGTTACGAGCATTTAACGAAGCGGGTGTAGATCAGATTTTCGGAGAGGTTTTTCCGAAAACAGGAGTAGGCGTTGCGATCATGAACAGGCTTGAAAAATCGGCCGGTGGCAATATCATAAAAGGGTAG
- a CDS encoding manganese efflux pump MntP family protein, which translates to MGEWMTLLFMSVALGMDAFSIGLGMGMLSLRFKQIMKIGITIGLFHMLMPLAGMTIGKQISLHFGDIAAIIGGILLVILGVTMIRSSFSSDDEPFVQPIGIGLLVFALSASLDSFSVGLSLGIYGAKTWMTILMFGMMSMLLTWAGLIMGKKVQKWLGSYGEAFGGCILLAFGVKILLPF; encoded by the coding sequence ATGGGGGAATGGATGACACTTTTGTTTATGTCTGTTGCGCTAGGTATGGACGCTTTTTCAATCGGCCTGGGCATGGGAATGTTATCACTTCGATTTAAGCAGATTATGAAAATAGGGATTACGATTGGACTTTTCCATATGCTGATGCCGCTTGCTGGAATGACGATCGGAAAACAAATCTCTCTTCACTTTGGTGATATTGCTGCGATCATTGGCGGAATCTTGCTCGTCATACTTGGTGTTACGATGATTCGCTCTTCGTTTTCAAGTGATGACGAACCGTTCGTACAGCCGATCGGTATTGGTTTATTGGTCTTTGCCTTAAGTGCGTCTTTAGACAGCTTTTCGGTAGGCTTATCCTTAGGGATCTATGGGGCCAAAACATGGATGACGATTCTGATGTTCGGTATGATGAGCATGCTGTTAACATGGGCTGGATTGATTATGGGGAAGAAAGTGCAAAAGTGGCTCGGTTCGTATGGTGAAGCCTTTGGCGGCTGTATCCTGCTTGCTTTTGGTGTGAAGATTTTGTTGCCTTTTTAA
- a CDS encoding gluconokinase — protein sequence MRNYAIGIDIGTTSTKVVLFDEKGAAVAHHSKNYPLLSEEPGAAEQNPNEIYEAVVYCLRETVRKSGDLASRISFLSFSTAMHSLIAVDSEGTPLTNSITWADIRSEPYAAAFKSSAEAIDLYKRTGVPLHPMTPFFKLQWLKRESPEVFQKAAKFVGIKDYILYRWFGEWITDYASAAATGLWNLESKTWDAEALQIADITPDKLPDLQPTTYYWDTLSEVLLKKSGLDQSVKVVIGSTDGPLSNLGVGAISPGDVAVTIGTSGAIRTTSSAPILDTEGRTFSYPLTENLWVSGGPVNNGGIAFQWIHDVLQKDRDPAYEKLSAEADQIEPGAEGLLFLPYLTGERAPLWEAQAKASFIGLTLRHTQKHMVRAVLEGTILNLYSVYALIKDHVEGEDVKIFATGGFTNSPLWKQILADVFQTEVSIPEHRESSCLGAVLLGRFAIGETETLQEAPSETKQYEEIVPNKEHQQVYQELFVLHQSLSNVIQTQYGALHDFQNKHKKESGE from the coding sequence TTGAGGAATTATGCGATCGGAATTGATATTGGAACAACGAGTACAAAGGTCGTTCTTTTTGATGAAAAAGGCGCGGCAGTCGCTCATCATTCAAAAAACTATCCGCTGCTTTCTGAAGAACCGGGTGCAGCGGAACAAAATCCGAATGAAATTTATGAAGCAGTTGTTTATTGCTTAAGAGAAACGGTAAGAAAGAGCGGGGATCTGGCTAGTAGAATCAGCTTTCTCTCATTTAGTACAGCCATGCATTCCTTGATCGCCGTCGACAGTGAGGGAACACCGCTCACAAACAGCATCACATGGGCAGATATCCGTAGTGAACCTTATGCGGCTGCCTTCAAATCAAGTGCAGAAGCTATTGATCTGTATAAACGGACTGGTGTGCCGCTGCATCCGATGACACCATTCTTTAAATTACAGTGGTTAAAAAGGGAATCACCTGAAGTCTTCCAAAAAGCAGCTAAGTTTGTTGGTATAAAGGATTACATACTCTACCGGTGGTTTGGTGAGTGGATAACCGATTATGCATCAGCCGCAGCGACTGGTCTATGGAACTTGGAATCAAAAACGTGGGACGCGGAAGCGCTGCAAATAGCGGATATCACGCCGGATAAACTACCTGATCTTCAGCCAACTACTTATTATTGGGACACGCTTTCTGAAGTGCTTTTAAAGAAATCAGGCCTCGATCAATCTGTAAAAGTTGTAATTGGTTCAACAGACGGACCATTATCCAACCTTGGTGTCGGAGCGATCTCACCTGGAGATGTCGCGGTAACAATAGGGACGAGCGGTGCGATTCGAACAACATCCTCGGCACCTATATTAGATACAGAAGGCCGCACGTTCTCTTATCCGCTGACAGAAAATCTTTGGGTATCAGGCGGACCGGTTAATAACGGTGGGATAGCGTTTCAATGGATTCATGATGTTTTGCAAAAAGACCGCGATCCTGCCTATGAAAAACTGTCTGCTGAAGCGGATCAGATAGAGCCAGGTGCAGAAGGACTTCTGTTTCTGCCTTATCTAACGGGGGAACGGGCTCCTTTATGGGAGGCACAAGCGAAAGCTTCTTTTATCGGTCTTACCCTTCGCCATACTCAAAAACACATGGTGCGTGCAGTGCTGGAAGGAACGATTCTGAACTTATACAGTGTGTATGCTCTGATTAAAGATCATGTTGAAGGTGAAGATGTTAAGATATTTGCGACAGGCGGTTTTACGAATTCTCCTCTATGGAAACAGATTTTAGCAGACGTTTTTCAAACAGAGGTGAGTATACCGGAACATAGGGAAAGCTCATGTCTCGGAGCAGTCTTGCTTGGCCGATTTGCAATCGGGGAAACAGAGACATTACAAGAGGCACCTTCTGAAACGAAACAATACGAAGAAATCGTACCGAATAAGGAGCATCAGCAAGTCTATCAAGAACTGTTCGTCCTCCATCAATCCCTTTCTAATGTGATTCAGACACAATACGGGGCGTTGCATGATTTTCAAAATAAACATAAAAAAGAGAGCGGAGAATAA
- the rpiB gene encoding ribose 5-phosphate isomerase B: MKVAIGSDHAGVELRKEIIAMIEELGMEVEDVGCECDTSVDYPDYAIPVAEKVANGEADRGILICGTGIGMSIAANKVKGIRCALVHDLFSAKATRQHNDSNVLAMGERVIGPGLALEIAKVWLTTEYEGGRHGRRVGKISQYEGQ; the protein is encoded by the coding sequence ATGAAAGTAGCAATTGGATCAGATCACGCCGGAGTTGAATTACGAAAAGAGATCATCGCCATGATAGAAGAACTGGGCATGGAAGTAGAAGATGTTGGCTGTGAATGCGATACTTCTGTAGATTACCCAGACTATGCTATCCCTGTAGCTGAAAAAGTTGCCAACGGTGAAGCGGATCGTGGAATCTTAATCTGCGGTACGGGTATCGGAATGAGCATTGCGGCAAACAAGGTAAAAGGAATCCGCTGCGCGCTTGTTCATGATCTGTTCAGTGCAAAAGCAACAAGACAGCATAACGACAGCAATGTACTTGCCATGGGTGAACGTGTCATTGGGCCAGGTCTCGCTTTGGAAATCGCAAAAGTATGGCTAACGACAGAATATGAAGGCGGACGCCACGGTCGCCGTGTGGGTAAAATCTCTCAATACGAAGGCCAATAG